A single region of the Leptothrix cholodnii SP-6 genome encodes:
- a CDS encoding GspMb/PilO family protein, producing the protein MNRLLWWLRRHGQPYALTAGLALIAAALAAQWLAVGPLGRQIETAQTQREQRDATLERMSDALLRQDAPQARLDQFYGHFATHGAPLALGLERVHAIAAAHQLEMKRAEYRLSHPPGQKLDRYRMVVPIQGDYTTLRAFVSAVLRELPTLSLDQIQLQRQDIADGRLDAQITLTFYLVP; encoded by the coding sequence ATGAACCGCCTGCTGTGGTGGCTGCGCCGGCACGGCCAGCCATACGCGCTGACCGCGGGCCTGGCCCTGATCGCCGCCGCGCTGGCGGCGCAATGGCTGGCGGTGGGGCCGCTGGGTCGGCAGATCGAGACGGCGCAGACGCAGCGCGAGCAGCGCGACGCCACGCTCGAACGCATGAGCGACGCGCTGCTGCGCCAGGATGCGCCGCAGGCCCGCCTCGACCAGTTCTACGGCCACTTCGCCACCCACGGCGCGCCGCTGGCGCTCGGGCTGGAACGGGTGCACGCGATCGCCGCCGCCCACCAGCTCGAGATGAAACGCGCCGAGTACCGCCTCAGCCACCCGCCCGGCCAGAAGCTCGACCGCTACCGCATGGTGGTGCCGATCCAGGGCGACTACACGACGCTGCGCGCCTTCGTCAGCGCGGTGCTGCGCGAGCTGCCGACGCTGTCGCTCGACCAGATCCAGCTGCAGCGCCAGGACATCGCCGACGGCCGGCTCGACGCGCAGATCACCTTGACCTTCTACCTCGTGCCATGA
- a CDS encoding GspE/PulE family protein: MKLIDAPNAFRAEPLATDLIAAARAQARDTGARLLDTLEAAAAQPPADFIRALAASTRLGAFGMHDLHRLQAAFDVLPFAEAAQRECLVLREAGGELFVVIGDPFDAGLRAWAEERITSPFDWRLAHRADIRAYLSRHEESLRAMDSVLGAGLAGGDRHDEAIESLSITSISEDGSPVVKLVSSTLYDALKSMASDIHIETTPAGLTIRYRIDGVLVPVGNVPGLELAEQVISRIKVMAELDISERRVPQDGRFKVSIQGRAIDLRVSVMPSIFGEDAVLRILDKQALTAQTLGLTLASLGFDDDSMARMRRLAREPYGMLLVTGPTGSGKTTTLYAVLSEINSGQDKIVTIEDPVEYQLPGVLQIPVNEKKGLTFSRGLRSILRHDPDRILVGEIRDPETAEIAVQAALTGHLVFTTVHANNVFDVIGRFRHMGVEPFTFVTAMNGIVAQRLIRKVCDECAVRRVPGAALLAESGLTREQVNGWRLRVGRGCGRCRGTGYRGRRAIAEILLLNDELRELILAGAPARLLREAAARNGTRFLREAALDCVRRGESTLQEINRVTLVG; the protein is encoded by the coding sequence CGCCCAGCCCCCCGCCGACTTCATCCGCGCCCTGGCCGCGAGCACGCGCCTGGGCGCCTTCGGCATGCACGACCTGCACCGCCTGCAGGCCGCCTTCGACGTGCTGCCGTTCGCCGAAGCGGCGCAGCGCGAATGCCTCGTGCTGCGCGAGGCCGGCGGCGAGCTGTTCGTCGTCATCGGCGACCCCTTCGATGCCGGCCTGCGCGCCTGGGCCGAAGAGCGCATCACGTCGCCCTTCGACTGGCGGCTCGCCCACCGCGCCGACATCCGCGCCTACCTGTCGCGCCACGAGGAATCGCTGCGCGCGATGGACTCGGTGCTCGGCGCCGGCCTGGCCGGCGGCGACCGACACGACGAGGCGATCGAATCGCTCTCGATCACCTCGATCAGCGAGGACGGCAGCCCCGTCGTCAAGCTCGTCAGCTCGACGCTCTACGACGCGCTCAAGTCGATGGCCAGCGACATCCACATCGAGACCACGCCCGCCGGCCTGACGATCCGCTACCGCATCGACGGCGTGCTGGTGCCGGTGGGCAACGTGCCGGGCCTCGAACTGGCCGAGCAGGTGATCTCGCGCATCAAGGTGATGGCCGAGCTCGACATCTCCGAGCGCCGCGTGCCGCAGGACGGCCGCTTCAAGGTCTCGATCCAGGGCCGCGCGATCGACCTGCGGGTGTCGGTGATGCCCAGCATCTTCGGCGAGGACGCGGTGCTGCGCATCCTCGACAAGCAGGCGCTGACCGCGCAGACGCTCGGCCTGACGCTGGCCAGCCTGGGCTTCGACGACGACAGCATGGCGCGCATGCGCCGCCTTGCCCGCGAGCCCTACGGCATGCTGCTCGTCACCGGCCCGACCGGCAGCGGCAAGACCACCACGCTGTACGCCGTGCTGAGCGAGATCAACAGCGGCCAGGACAAGATCGTCACCATCGAGGATCCGGTCGAATACCAGCTGCCCGGCGTGCTGCAGATCCCCGTCAACGAGAAGAAGGGCCTGACGTTCTCGCGTGGGCTGCGCTCGATCCTGCGCCACGACCCCGACCGCATCCTGGTGGGCGAGATCCGCGACCCCGAAACCGCCGAGATCGCCGTGCAGGCCGCGCTCACCGGCCACCTGGTCTTCACCACCGTGCACGCCAACAACGTGTTCGACGTCATCGGCCGCTTCAGGCACATGGGCGTCGAGCCCTTCACCTTCGTCACCGCGATGAACGGCATCGTCGCGCAGCGCCTGATCCGCAAGGTCTGCGACGAATGCGCCGTGCGGCGTGTGCCCGGCGCGGCGCTGCTGGCCGAATCGGGCCTGACGCGCGAGCAGGTGAACGGCTGGCGCTTGCGCGTCGGCCGCGGCTGCGGGCGCTGTCGCGGCACCGGCTACCGCGGCCGGCGTGCCATCGCCGAGATCCTGCTGCTCAACGACGAGCTGCGCGAGCTGATCCTGGCCGGCGCACCGGCGCGGCTGCTGCGCGAGGCGGCGGCGCGCAACGGCACGCGCTTCCTGCGCGAGGCCGCGCTCGATTGCGTGCGGCGCGGCGAGTCGACGCTGCAGGAGATCAACCGTGTCACGCTGGTCGGCTGA
- a CDS encoding type II secretion system protein translates to MKHRRHAPHGFTLIELLVTATIVAVLASVALPLAELSVKRGRENELRAALREIRGAIDAYKQASDDGRILKKADESGYPPNLEILVEGVEDARSPKKTRIHFLRRLPRDPLHADAQTPAAMTWGLRSYDSPHDAPREGRDVYDVHTLSSGSAINGLPYNQW, encoded by the coding sequence ATGAAACACCGCCGCCACGCCCCGCACGGCTTCACGCTGATCGAGCTGCTGGTGACGGCCACGATCGTCGCGGTGCTCGCGTCGGTGGCGCTGCCGCTGGCCGAGCTGAGCGTCAAGCGCGGCCGCGAGAACGAGTTGCGCGCCGCTTTGCGCGAGATCCGCGGCGCCATCGACGCCTACAAGCAGGCCAGCGACGACGGCCGCATCCTCAAGAAGGCCGACGAGAGCGGCTATCCACCCAACCTCGAAATCCTGGTCGAGGGCGTCGAAGACGCGCGCAGCCCGAAGAAGACCCGCATCCACTTCCTGCGCCGCCTGCCGCGCGACCCGCTGCATGCCGATGCGCAGACGCCGGCCGCGATGACCTGGGGCCTGCGCAGCTACGACAGCCCGCACGACGCGCCGCGCGAAGGCCGCGACGTCTACGACGTGCACACGCTGTCGAGCGGCAGCGCCATCAACGGCCTGCCGTACAACCAGTGGTGA
- a CDS encoding PilN domain-containing protein, whose amino-acid sequence MSRWSAERLHVALAPERVELTRPGLWPGRPAAHAAGATCSPRAGEPAWQAALDALDGLLGAFNARGEAVTVVLSNHWVRYLVLPWHAELTGADELAQLARVRFEQTYGAAAADWTIRIDGGWGAPHVACAIDSALFTELQRRLAAHGLRLRSLQPLLMSACNGQRHALAGERSAFAVIEPGRICLSLLGRGRWLEVSNRRAGDDVPEAVERELATLDADAVPPQLDVLLVGEGARWPDAPTARPARLLDTASRPRQAITRALRGARLRRLDLDLVRPGPAWPAWLLLIAGLALAAHTGLGYLALHEQQAQLQQRSARPHQAIAAPTAAVSDETRRELAAARQVLQELALPWEPLFRLIEGALMADAALLAIEPDAGKGALRIRGEARDYPAILAFMRRLEASPGDGAGTTPARDPEGAPLLAGVHLLNHEIREDVAERPYLFTLVASWRTAP is encoded by the coding sequence GTGTCACGCTGGTCGGCTGAGCGGCTGCACGTCGCGCTGGCGCCCGAGCGGGTCGAGCTGACGCGCCCGGGCCTGTGGCCGGGCCGGCCCGCCGCCCACGCGGCCGGTGCGACCTGCTCGCCACGCGCCGGCGAGCCGGCGTGGCAGGCCGCGCTCGATGCGCTCGACGGGCTGCTCGGCGCGTTCAACGCGCGCGGCGAGGCCGTCACCGTCGTGCTGTCCAACCACTGGGTGCGCTACCTCGTGCTGCCGTGGCACGCCGAGCTGACCGGCGCCGACGAGCTGGCGCAGCTCGCCCGCGTGCGCTTCGAGCAGACCTACGGCGCCGCTGCGGCCGACTGGACCATCCGCATCGACGGCGGCTGGGGCGCGCCGCACGTCGCCTGCGCGATCGACAGCGCCCTGTTCACCGAACTGCAGCGCCGCCTGGCCGCCCACGGCCTGCGGCTGCGCTCGCTGCAACCGCTGCTGATGAGCGCCTGCAACGGCCAGCGGCACGCGCTGGCGGGCGAACGCAGCGCCTTCGCGGTGATCGAGCCGGGGCGGATCTGCCTGAGCCTGCTCGGCCGCGGCCGCTGGCTCGAAGTCAGCAACCGGCGCGCCGGCGACGACGTGCCCGAAGCCGTCGAGCGTGAACTCGCCACCCTCGACGCCGACGCCGTGCCGCCGCAGCTCGACGTGCTGCTGGTCGGCGAAGGCGCCCGCTGGCCCGATGCGCCGACCGCGCGACCGGCGCGCCTGCTGGACACGGCAAGCCGCCCGCGGCAGGCGATCACCCGCGCGCTGCGCGGCGCCCGGCTGCGGCGGCTCGACCTCGACCTGGTGCGCCCCGGCCCGGCCTGGCCGGCCTGGCTGCTGCTGATCGCCGGCCTGGCGCTGGCCGCGCACACCGGCCTCGGCTACCTCGCGCTGCACGAGCAACAGGCGCAGCTGCAGCAGCGCAGCGCCCGGCCGCACCAGGCCATCGCCGCGCCGACGGCGGCCGTGAGCGACGAGACCCGGCGCGAGCTGGCCGCAGCGCGCCAGGTCCTGCAGGAGCTGGCGCTGCCGTGGGAGCCGCTGTTCCGCCTGATCGAGGGCGCGCTGATGGCCGACGCCGCCCTGCTGGCGATCGAGCCCGACGCCGGCAAGGGCGCGCTGCGCATCCGCGGCGAGGCGCGCGACTACCCGGCCATCCTCGCCTTCATGCGCCGGCTGGAGGCCTCGCCGGGCGACGGCGCGGGCACAACGCCGGCGCGCGATCCCGAGGGCGCGCCGCTGCTGGCCGGCGTGCACCTGCTCAACCACGAGATCCGCGAGGACGTGGCCGAGCGACCCTACCTGTTCACGCTCGTCGCCAGCTGGAGAACCGCGCCATGA
- a CDS encoding secretin and TonB N-terminal domain-containing protein — translation MTRTLPRIWLALAMLCGAGCSTPQPPDFQAQLEQGQHKEALVRYEEAMNARPGDPERRLQYFRARDQVINRLLALGSAEFGAGQLEPAARAWGEALGIDPKNTRAANGLATIEAARRHQLLAGDARARLAAGDSAGADLMVKAILTENPGHPAARELDRALREQERRKSLAVPVLKSRLQKPVTLEFRDAPLKLVLEALARSAGINFIMDREVRPDLKASIFVRDVRVEDALDLLIHNHQLEKKILTDNTVLVYPNTPQKLREHQELVMRTFHIGNADPKQTLNLLRTMLKVRDVFIDERVNLLFLRDTPDVIRAAERLIAAQDKADPEVVLELEILEVSRTKVRDLGITYPSEFAGPGSSGAKLFEIGELNRRTIGVDTGYKLKLLRTDGDTKTLANPRVRVRNREKARVHVGDRVPVISSTIVGTTNLGSNNTPVTTEQIQYLDVGIKIEAEPTIYADDSVAISINLDVSSLGNQTRTNAGTTAYEVGTRNASTVLRLRDGETQALMGLIRDDDVQTGAGLPYLGEFPVLDRIFGSKRTDRRSRELVLLITPQLVRGIEPADATLAEFWSGTEAAVRTRSPFIEPMTPVALGPATATATATASTAPTLTLGEVAPAAVPLPLNLSWLAPAAIRAGEPFVVALQARSDGPVKGASVQLRYDAAQLEVLAVEDGGYFDPVGGRAVFTPRIDPTLGVVFATVGASGTGSATGDGPLIRLRMKTRGPAATTRLQIGNLVAVDPMNRRLPIEGSAPLELTSRP, via the coding sequence GTGACACGCACCCTGCCGAGGATCTGGCTCGCCCTGGCGATGCTGTGCGGCGCCGGCTGCTCGACGCCGCAGCCGCCGGACTTCCAGGCCCAGCTCGAGCAGGGCCAGCACAAGGAAGCGCTGGTCCGCTACGAAGAGGCCATGAACGCCCGCCCCGGCGACCCCGAACGGCGGCTGCAGTACTTCCGGGCACGCGACCAGGTCATCAACCGCCTGCTCGCGCTGGGCAGCGCCGAGTTCGGCGCCGGCCAGCTCGAACCCGCCGCGCGGGCTTGGGGCGAAGCGCTCGGCATCGACCCCAAGAACACCCGCGCCGCCAACGGCCTGGCCACGATCGAGGCGGCGCGGCGCCACCAGCTGCTCGCCGGCGACGCCCGCGCCCGGCTCGCCGCGGGCGACAGCGCCGGCGCCGACCTGATGGTCAAGGCCATCCTGACCGAGAACCCCGGCCACCCCGCCGCCCGCGAACTCGACCGCGCGCTGCGCGAGCAGGAGCGCAGGAAGTCGCTGGCGGTGCCGGTGCTGAAGTCGCGGCTGCAGAAGCCCGTCACGCTCGAATTCCGCGACGCGCCGCTCAAGCTGGTGCTGGAGGCGCTGGCGCGTTCGGCCGGCATCAACTTCATCATGGACCGCGAGGTCCGGCCCGACCTCAAGGCCTCGATCTTCGTGCGCGACGTGCGGGTCGAGGATGCGCTCGACCTGCTGATCCACAACCACCAGCTCGAGAAGAAGATCCTCACCGACAACACCGTGCTGGTCTACCCGAACACGCCGCAGAAGCTGCGCGAGCACCAGGAGCTGGTGATGCGCACCTTCCACATCGGCAACGCCGACCCGAAGCAGACGCTCAACCTGCTGCGCACCATGCTCAAGGTGCGCGACGTGTTCATCGACGAGCGGGTCAACCTGCTGTTCCTGCGCGACACGCCCGACGTCATCCGCGCCGCCGAACGGCTGATCGCCGCGCAGGACAAGGCCGACCCGGAGGTCGTGCTGGAGCTGGAGATCCTGGAGGTCTCGCGCACCAAGGTGCGCGACCTCGGCATCACCTACCCGAGCGAGTTCGCCGGGCCGGGTTCGAGCGGCGCCAAGCTGTTCGAGATCGGCGAGCTCAACCGCCGCACCATCGGCGTCGACACCGGCTACAAGCTCAAGCTGCTGCGCACCGACGGCGACACCAAGACCCTGGCCAATCCGCGGGTGCGGGTGCGCAACCGCGAGAAGGCGCGCGTGCACGTGGGCGACCGGGTGCCGGTGATATCGAGCACCATCGTCGGCACCACCAATCTGGGTTCGAACAACACGCCGGTCACGACCGAGCAGATCCAGTACCTCGACGTCGGCATCAAGATCGAGGCCGAGCCGACCATCTACGCCGACGACAGCGTGGCGATCAGCATCAACCTCGACGTCTCGTCGCTGGGCAACCAGACCCGCACCAACGCCGGCACCACCGCCTACGAGGTCGGCACGCGCAACGCCAGCACCGTGCTGCGGCTGCGCGACGGCGAGACCCAGGCGCTGATGGGCCTGATCCGCGACGACGACGTGCAGACCGGCGCCGGCCTGCCCTACCTCGGCGAGTTCCCGGTGCTCGACCGCATCTTCGGCAGCAAGCGCACCGACCGGCGCAGCCGCGAGCTGGTGCTGCTGATCACGCCGCAGCTGGTGCGCGGCATCGAGCCGGCCGACGCCACGCTGGCCGAGTTCTGGTCGGGCACCGAGGCGGCGGTGCGCACCCGCTCGCCCTTCATCGAACCGATGACCCCGGTGGCGCTGGGGCCGGCCACCGCCACCGCCACCGCCACCGCCAGCACCGCGCCGACGCTCACGCTCGGCGAGGTGGCGCCGGCCGCCGTGCCGCTGCCGCTGAACCTGTCGTGGCTGGCGCCGGCAGCGATCCGGGCTGGCGAGCCCTTCGTGGTCGCGCTGCAGGCGCGCAGCGACGGCCCCGTCAAGGGCGCCTCGGTCCAGCTGCGCTACGACGCCGCACAGCTGGAGGTGCTGGCGGTCGAGGACGGCGGCTATTTCGACCCGGTCGGCGGCCGGGCCGTCTTCACGCCGCGCATCGACCCGACGCTGGGGGTCGTGTTCGCGACCGTCGGCGCGTCCGGCACCGGCTCGGCGACAGGCGACGGGCCGCTCATCAGGCTGCGCATGAAGACACGCGGCCCGGCCGCGACCACGCGGCTGCAGATCGGCAACCTGGTCGCGGTCGACCCGATGAACCGGCGACTGCCGATCGAGGGATCGGCGCCGCTGGAGCTGACGTCACGGCCATGA